The genomic DNA AGAGGCCGAGGAAGAGGAGAAAGAGGACGAGGAGGGCGGCATGGCCGGCCTCGGTGCCCTCTTCGGCTAAATTTTTCTTTTTTTCGTCACGGCACTTCTGTATCTGCGGCACGGGTGAGCGGAGCGGTTAAGGATCCCCTCTGCATGATCCATTGGGAGGCGGTGATCTGTGGTGCGGCTACGCGTATATGGTTCGGGACCGGCGGCGCTCGCCGTCATCCACGGGGGTCCCGGGGCGCCGGGCGAGATGGCGCCGGTGGCGCAGAGGTTGTCCGCCGCGGGGTGCGTCCTCGAACCCCTGCTGACGGCGATGACGGTGGATGGGCAGGTCGAGGAATGTGTGGCGGCACTGGAGGAGTACGCGGGAGGTCCGGTGGTGCTGATCGGTCATTCGTGGGGGGCATGGCTGAGTCTGATTGTCGCCGCCCGCTCTCCGTCCTCAGTCAGAAAGGTCATATGCGTTGGCAGCGGTGCCTTTGAGGAGGAAGGAACAGATGATCTCATGAGGGTCCGTCTGGAACGCCTCTCGCCCGAAGAGCAGGCGGAGACGAAACGCCTCCTCGCCGCCATCTCCGATCCGGCGACGGACGATGATGCGGTGCTTGCCCGGTTCGGCGCTCTCATGGCAAAGGCGGATACCTTCCATCCCCTCCCTCCCGATGAGGGGGGTCGGGATGCCGTCCCTGTCCGGGTAAACGGGGAGGTGCACAGGAGGGTGTGGGCGGAAGCCCGGGAGATGCGGCGGAACGGGCGACTGCTGGAGATCTGCGGGCAGGTCCACTGCCCTGTGGTTGCAGTCCACGGCGACTATGATCCCCACCCTGCAGCGGGGGTGGCGGGCCCCCTGTCGCGGGTCATCGACGAATTCAGGTTCATCCTGCTGGAAAACTGTGGTCATTGCCCCTGGCTCGAGCGGGAGGCCCGCGACCGATTTTATGAGATCCTCATCCGCGAGGTGCGTTGACGTTCTCTTCTGAACAATGCCCGGTCTGGTGTGGGAGTGGGGGGCGGCACGTCCTCTGACTGCATGGTTGCCGTGAAAAAGAGTGTGTGGTTTCCCTATCGCTCGTATGCGATCAAAATCTTGCCTATCTTCTTCTCTTCGCCCCTGATCTCCTCCAGTTCACTCTCAGAAAGGTGGGCGACCGCCGGGACCTGTTCAAAGGCCACAAGGATCGTCCCGAACTCTTTCTCCATCTCCTGCAGACGTTTCAGTTTATCACCGCTGAGGTGCGCATATGCTGTGCACTGCATGCTCCCTTTACCTCCGGGACGGGGATGGGGCAGAGGGGTAATTAAGGCTTTTTATGGGGGTGTGGTGCCGGCAGGATGCCTTTTTTCGGTCTCGATTTTTCCCTTTTCTGCATCTCTGCCAGCGTATTTCCGGTAAAAATCTGTTTTTCCCCGCACCTTGGCACTGATCGGATGGATCGGATGTGGCGAGAAATCTATATATTCCGGTTCTGCCTATTCCGTGCCATGCCCTGCACCTGCATGATCGCCTCACGGGTGTGTCAATGGAGATGCGGGTGCGCCTTTTCCGTGTTTTTCCACATATTTAGGTAGGGAACCGGCTTTTTTGCTGCGTTCCCCTGTAGTGAACCGGTCTGCTGGACCGGGAGGTGGGTTTTGATCATGTTTGGTATATCCGACCCCGGTATATGGATGGGATATCTGCTTGCGCTGGGTTTTGCGCTTGCATGTGTAGTGTACGGTCTTCTGAACTGGAACAACGGCGTCGGGGGGGATCGAGGTGGCGGTTAACCCCACTACCTTCGCAGCCGTGACCCTGCTCTATCTGGTGGCGATCATCGGCCTCGGTTATCTCGGCTACCGGCGGACGAGGGGGCATGACGACTATATGGTGGCGGGAAGGCAGATCCATCCGGTGGTCCTCGCCCTCTCCTATGGCGCCACCTTCATCTCCACCTCGGCGATCATCGGCTTCGGGGGGGCTGCCGCACAGCTCGGCATGGGGATGATCTGGCTGACTGTCCTGAACATCGGAGTGGGTATTTTCATCGCTTTTGTCGTTTTCGGGAAGAAAACACGTGAAATCGGGCAACGCCTCAATGCGGTCACATTCCCTGACCTGATGGGCCGGTGTTATGGGTCGCCCGCCCTTCAATATGCCGCCGGCATTGTCATTGCCGTCGGTATGCCGCTCTATACTGCGGCAATCCTGATTGGCGGGGCGCAGTTCATCACCAGCACCCTCCTGATCCCCTACGAGACGGCACTTCTTGTATTCGCTGTCATCGTCGCCGTATATGTGGTTCTGGGCGGCCTGATCGCCGTCATGTACACCGATGCCCTTCAGGGGTCGATCATGTTTGTCGGGATGAGCGTCCTCATTGTTCTCACCTACATCTCTCTCGGCGGTATCTCGGCGGGGAACCGTGCGCTGGAAGCGCTGGCCCCTCTGGTCCCGGAAAATCTGGCTGAAGCGGGGATGACGGGCTGGACTTCCATGCCGTCTGCCGGATCGCCTATCTGGTACACCCTGATCACGACCCTGGTCCTCGGTGTCGGCATCGGTGTTCTGGCGCAGCCTCAGCTTGCCGTGCGCTTCATGACGGTCCGGGACGGCCGGGCCCTCAACCGTGCCGTCCTGATCGGGGGTCCGTTCATCCTGATGATGACCGGTGTCGCCTTCACGGTGGGTGCCCTTACCAATGTCTGGTTCTACCAGGCGTCGGGGGAGATCGCTGTTCAGGCGGCGACAGGCGGTAATATCGACACCATCATTCCGAATTTCATCAATGCCAGTATGCCCGATATCTTCGTCACCATCTTCATGCTTGCCCTGCTTGCCGCCGCCATGTCCACGCTGAGTTCTCTCTTCCATACGATGGGCACCGCTCTTGGTTTTGACATCTGGCGGACCTGGCGCGGCGGAACGGCCTCGATGGTCGGGGTGCAGGTGGGGACGCTCGTGATGATCCTTGTCTCGGTCCTGCTTGCGTATGTGATGCCGGGGAGTATCATCGCGCGGGCTACGGCAATGTTCATGGGGCTCTGTGCTTCCGCCTTCCTGCCGGCATACGCCCTTGCATTGTATTCCCGACAACCTTCAGGGAGGGCGGCAAAATGGAGCCTTTTTGTCGGTGCTGTGGTCTGGTTTTTCTGGACCGTGTTTGTTCACCTGAAGGAGTCCGCGGTTATCGGTCTTTCCGACGCACTTTTTGGTGTGTCAAGCCTGCTTCCGATGCCCTGGCCCGTGGTGGACCCCCTTATGGTCGCCCTTCCTGCATCCGCACTCGCACTCTCTGTGGGCCTGGCATTTTCCCGGAAGGAATCGGCCTGATCCTATCCCTTTTTTGTGTTCGGTGCTGTGGGGGGGTGTAACTCGCCCTGGTAACTACGACGGTGCATCGTGCCCTCCTGATGGGGTGCTGGAGGGTGGCGACCCCTTATTTTCGTATAATTCCGGTATCTGTATCGATATTTGAACGGTGCTGGTTTTCCGCGGGTATGCGATTGTTGATGGGGGGGGATTGCAGGCACAAACTTTATTGATTATCCCGGCAATCCCCTTCGGGGGACGTTGATCTGTATCCGACTGAGCCGACGCTTTTTCAGAAACCCTGGCTGGATGTCTGGTTTTCTGTTCCGCATCTCTATCCGGGTCGTCCGAGCGCATATGATCTTTCCTGCACACTCGCAGCCCTGATCATCGATGTGCGGCGTGCCTTTGCCACCGCAAAGGCGAACGAGTATGCAACTGGCAATCTCTCTCCTGATGCGCCCTCTCTTGCCGGGAACATCTGCCTCATCGGTGACGCTCCCCATCAAACCCGGTTCAAGGCACTATTCCGGAAAAATGGCCATCCAAATGGTGTAGAATTTTTGATCGTACCGACAAAACGATATGCCCTCTCTGATTTTGTTGCCGATCGCACCGCCCTGCTCTCGGTGAACCGGATGCTCGCTTCACACTGGGGTCAGGACGGTGCCATCCCCTCCCTCTTCTATGGCGGATTTGACGAGGACGGTGAACCGGTCGGGCGGGTGAGTGTCGGCCCCCTCTCGATGCGCTATCTGATGCGGGACCGGATCAGATCGGCGGTGGACGACCTCTTTTCCGACAAAATCTGTTTTTTTGAGACGGTTTTTGAGAGTCTGCATCCATATCAGGCTGGCGGTCTGAGCGAGTATGCCGCTGTATGGGCCGGTCGGGTCAATGCCATCGTTGACGAAGAACTGGACCGCCGGCGTATCGACCGCACTCATCTTGAAAAACAGATACGGGTGCTCAACATGTTTTTGCGCAATATCCGTCGCCGGACTGCGATGCCGGGGATGTGGTGACCGTTTCAGCGGTCCAGCAGTGCAGCCGCATACACGCACTGCCCGAAGGAGATGCAGCCGTCACCTGGCGGATACTCAGTGCTCATGAGGAAACGAAGCCCGGCATCCCTGATGCAGGCGTGGATCGTCCCCCGGATCGCCGGGTTGATCGCCACGCCGCCTGAGAGGGCGACCGTATTGATGCCCCGCTCATGGGCGGCATCGACGGCGAGTGTGGCGATGCCGCGAGCGAGGTTATGCTGCACCGATGCGGCGATATCTGGGCGGTTCACTCCCGCCCTCTGCGCCTCTGCCGCCCTCTGCAGCAGGTCGGATGTCAGCAGGGTCCGGCACCCGTCGTCGGTCCCGAACGAGAGGTTCCAGTCTTCGGCCCGCCCGCCGACCGCCGCCGACTCCAGTTTCATCGCCGGTTCGCCGTCGAAGGTGCGCTCCCGGCAGATCCCGAGCAGTGCCGATGCGGCATCGAGCACCCTGCCGGCGCTGCTCGTCATCGCCACATTCACTCCCCGCTCCACCTGCCGCGCAAGCACGCCGCCTTCGATCTCACCCCAGCCGCGAGCACTGAGGAGATCGAGGGTTTCCCCGGTTGGGAGGATGCCGTAGAGCATCCGTTCGGGATAGCGCGTGGCGAGGTCGCCGCCCGGCATCGGGACGCACTCCAGGTGGGCGATCCGCTCGAGATCCGGTGACGCTCCTGCGAAGACCTCGCCGCCCCAGACCGTGCCGTCGTCGCCATAACCCACGCCGTCGATGGCGATGCCCACACACTCCTCCCGGGTGGCGGCAGCGATATGGGCGCGGTGGTGCTGGACGGGCACGAGTTCGGCGCCGCACTCCGCGGCGAGTTCATGGGCATAGCGCGTCGAGAGGAAACGGGGATGGAGATCGTGGGCGATCACTTCGAACTCCGCCCCGAGCAGGGCGCCGATCTTCTCCACCGTCTCCTGCAGGTAGGCGAGGGTCTGGGGGTTTCTCACATTCCCCACATGCGGGGAGGTGACCGCAAACCCGTTCCGGTAGATCGTCGTCGTGCTGTTCAACTCGGGGCCGACCCCGAGGATGCAGCGGTCACCGAGATCGATCGCCATCCGTTTGGGGGCGATACCCCTTGAGAGCCTGAGGATATAGCCGTCCCGCATCACCGAATCGTCACAGCGGTTCTGGATCGCCCGGTCGTGCACCAGGAATGCGTCGACCTGCCCCTGCAGGCGGGCGACGCCCTCATCGGTGGCGGTAACCATCGGCGTCCCCGGCATATTTGCCGAGGTCATCACCAGGAGGTCGTGTCGCAGGTGGGAGAAGAGGAGGTGGTGGAGACCGGTGTACGGGAGCATCACCCCGATGGTATGCAGGGGGGAGATGCCGGTGTGAGCGGTTGGGCTGCATTTCGGGATCACCACGATCGGGCGGATGCGGTTCTGGAGCATCTCGCGGTCCCCCTCGGTGGGGACGACATAATGCTCCACCGCATCAGGCGGGACCATGACGGCCAGGGGCTGTTCGGTCCTGCCGAGGCGTCTTTTCAGGGTCTCTGCTGCTTCTTCAATGCAGGAGAGGTGAAATCCGCCGATGCCGCGGATTGCCAGTATTTTTCCTGCATCAAGGAGTTCCGCCGCTCTGGAGATTGGATCGGTGCAGGTGATCGCCGCCCCCCCTCCGTCGAGGAGGGAGAGGGAGGGGCCGCAGGCAGCGCAGGCGATCGTCTGTGCATGGTGGCGCCGGGATGCGGGATCGGTGTATTCCGCGTCGCAGGCGCCGCACATCGGGAAATCCTCCATCGCCGTGCGTTCCCGGTCGTAGGGGAGGGTCCGGATGATGCTGTAGCGGGGGCCGCAGTTCACGCAAGATGTTGCCCAGTAGCCCTCGTAGCGCCCCCCCGGTGTCGTGATGTCCCTGATGCAC from Methanofollis fontis includes the following:
- a CDS encoding sodium:solute symporter family protein — encoded protein: MAVNPTTFAAVTLLYLVAIIGLGYLGYRRTRGHDDYMVAGRQIHPVVLALSYGATFISTSAIIGFGGAAAQLGMGMIWLTVLNIGVGIFIAFVVFGKKTREIGQRLNAVTFPDLMGRCYGSPALQYAAGIVIAVGMPLYTAAILIGGAQFITSTLLIPYETALLVFAVIVAVYVVLGGLIAVMYTDALQGSIMFVGMSVLIVLTYISLGGISAGNRALEALAPLVPENLAEAGMTGWTSMPSAGSPIWYTLITTLVLGVGIGVLAQPQLAVRFMTVRDGRALNRAVLIGGPFILMMTGVAFTVGALTNVWFYQASGEIAVQAATGGNIDTIIPNFINASMPDIFVTIFMLALLAAAMSTLSSLFHTMGTALGFDIWRTWRGGTASMVGVQVGTLVMILVSVLLAYVMPGSIIARATAMFMGLCASAFLPAYALALYSRQPSGRAAKWSLFVGAVVWFFWTVFVHLKESAVIGLSDALFGVSSLLPMPWPVVDPLMVALPASALALSVGLAFSRKESA
- a CDS encoding symporter small accessory protein, encoding MFGISDPGIWMGYLLALGFALACVVYGLLNWNNGVGGDRGGG
- the hypF gene encoding carbamoyltransferase HypF is translated as MQNSGTIVIRGIVQGVGFRPFVYALAEKYGISGWVKNLGSRVEIAAAGARFSEFLQAVSTGTPLSVIDSVEVLPLDETPADGFVIRQSATGALDGMIPPDVAVCEECIRDITTPGGRYEGYWATSCVNCGPRYSIIRTLPYDRERTAMEDFPMCGACDAEYTDPASRRHHAQTIACAACGPSLSLLDGGGAAITCTDPISRAAELLDAGKILAIRGIGGFHLSCIEEAAETLKRRLGRTEQPLAVMVPPDAVEHYVVPTEGDREMLQNRIRPIVVIPKCSPTAHTGISPLHTIGVMLPYTGLHHLLFSHLRHDLLVMTSANMPGTPMVTATDEGVARLQGQVDAFLVHDRAIQNRCDDSVMRDGYILRLSRGIAPKRMAIDLGDRCILGVGPELNSTTTIYRNGFAVTSPHVGNVRNPQTLAYLQETVEKIGALLGAEFEVIAHDLHPRFLSTRYAHELAAECGAELVPVQHHRAHIAAATREECVGIAIDGVGYGDDGTVWGGEVFAGASPDLERIAHLECVPMPGGDLATRYPERMLYGILPTGETLDLLSARGWGEIEGGVLARQVERGVNVAMTSSAGRVLDAASALLGICRERTFDGEPAMKLESAAVGGRAEDWNLSFGTDDGCRTLLTSDLLQRAAEAQRAGVNRPDIAASVQHNLARGIATLAVDAAHERGINTVALSGGVAINPAIRGTIHACIRDAGLRFLMSTEYPPGDGCISFGQCVYAAALLDR
- a CDS encoding alpha/beta fold hydrolase; translated protein: MRLRVYGSGPAALAVIHGGPGAPGEMAPVAQRLSAAGCVLEPLLTAMTVDGQVEECVAALEEYAGGPVVLIGHSWGAWLSLIVAARSPSSVRKVICVGSGAFEEEGTDDLMRVRLERLSPEEQAETKRLLAAISDPATDDDAVLARFGALMAKADTFHPLPPDEGGRDAVPVRVNGEVHRRVWAEAREMRRNGRLLEICGQVHCPVVAVHGDYDPHPAAGVAGPLSRVIDEFRFILLENCGHCPWLEREARDRFYEILIREVR